The proteins below are encoded in one region of Amycolatopsis magusensis:
- a CDS encoding LamG-like jellyroll fold domain-containing protein, whose amino-acid sequence MLTVVAPQASAQPEWAMGTPKLPTPWTHLVTPDNALPEYPRPQLTRKDWQNLNGVWEFAGATAGEAPPFGKTLGERILVPYPSESVLSGIERHEDYMWYRRTVSVPPNWQVGSRNRLKLNFGAVDYLASVYVNGKKVAEHKGGYGAFSADITDALKPGGQQEIVVGVEDRADKTWQPVGKQRIVPDRGIFYEGASGIWQTVWMEPVAAAHVENLGMVPDIDTNTLGLTVQTSGDASALSAEVIVRDGGAVVSRKRTRAAGEIKVDVPQAKLWSPDNPFLYDLDVILRDANDRPVDRVSSYFGMREIGKVEGADGKLRMTLNGKILFQMSTLDQGYWPDGIYTAPTDEALAFDLEQHKELGFNTVRKHIKTEPDRWYYHADRLGLLVWQDMPAMRTGGRPPVDAQQQFETELHELVEQKKNWTSVIGYVPFNEGWGEWNREATGRIAEEVKAQDPNRLVNAHSGVNCCDSLGDSGKGDVLDWHAYVGPGTPVPDEHRASMDGEHGGFGLEIDGHMWFGEGHAYEMTPDPATLTRRYVENQEDVLDSAQRCGISGAIYTQITDVEHEVNGFFTYDRQVKKMDFAQVKAINEKIVREADGSGTGAPDPGPGTPGTDGVHAYKFDEGTGTTAADAVGDADAKLTGAEWAPGVQNGAVSFNGNGFGDTGSALVNSASSYSVSAWAKLDVADGAFQTVVSQDTGSNSAFFLQYSGQDQRWAMSFVGLRALSPQKPEVGRWYHLTGVRDAKAGTLSLYVDGQKVAGQSACAAPESTGPTVIGRGQYGGNQVDFLRGDVDDVRLFDRALTGQEIAALATRP is encoded by the coding sequence ATGCTCACCGTGGTGGCCCCGCAAGCTTCGGCCCAGCCGGAGTGGGCGATGGGCACGCCGAAACTGCCGACCCCCTGGACCCACCTGGTCACCCCCGACAACGCGCTGCCGGAGTACCCGCGGCCGCAGCTGACCCGCAAGGACTGGCAGAACCTTAACGGCGTCTGGGAGTTCGCGGGCGCCACCGCCGGGGAGGCCCCGCCCTTCGGCAAGACCCTCGGCGAGCGGATCCTGGTGCCGTATCCGAGCGAGTCGGTGCTGTCGGGCATCGAGCGGCACGAGGACTACATGTGGTACCGCCGCACCGTGTCCGTGCCCCCGAACTGGCAGGTCGGCAGCCGGAACCGGCTCAAGCTGAACTTCGGCGCGGTCGACTACCTGGCGTCGGTCTACGTCAACGGCAAGAAGGTCGCCGAGCACAAGGGCGGCTACGGCGCGTTCTCCGCCGACATCACCGACGCGCTGAAGCCGGGTGGCCAGCAGGAGATCGTCGTCGGCGTCGAGGACCGCGCGGACAAGACCTGGCAGCCGGTCGGCAAGCAGCGCATCGTGCCCGACCGCGGGATCTTCTACGAGGGCGCCTCCGGCATCTGGCAGACCGTGTGGATGGAGCCGGTCGCCGCCGCGCACGTGGAGAACCTCGGCATGGTGCCGGACATCGACACGAACACCCTGGGTTTGACCGTGCAGACCAGCGGTGACGCGAGCGCGCTGTCCGCCGAGGTCATCGTGCGCGACGGCGGTGCCGTGGTCAGCCGCAAGCGGACCCGGGCTGCCGGGGAAATCAAGGTCGACGTGCCGCAGGCGAAGCTGTGGTCGCCGGACAACCCCTTCCTCTACGACCTCGACGTCATCCTGCGTGACGCCAACGACCGCCCGGTCGACCGCGTCTCCTCGTACTTCGGCATGCGGGAGATCGGCAAGGTCGAAGGCGCCGACGGCAAGCTGCGGATGACGCTGAACGGCAAGATCCTTTTCCAGATGTCCACTCTGGACCAGGGTTACTGGCCGGACGGCATCTACACCGCGCCGACCGACGAGGCGCTGGCCTTCGACCTCGAGCAGCACAAGGAACTCGGCTTCAACACCGTGCGCAAGCACATCAAGACCGAGCCCGACCGCTGGTACTACCACGCCGACCGCCTCGGCCTGCTGGTCTGGCAGGACATGCCGGCCATGCGGACCGGCGGCCGCCCGCCGGTGGACGCGCAGCAGCAGTTCGAGACCGAACTGCACGAACTGGTCGAGCAGAAGAAGAACTGGACCTCGGTGATCGGGTACGTGCCGTTCAACGAGGGCTGGGGCGAGTGGAACCGCGAAGCCACCGGCCGCATCGCCGAGGAGGTCAAGGCGCAGGACCCGAACCGCCTGGTCAACGCGCACAGCGGGGTGAACTGCTGCGACTCGCTCGGTGACTCCGGCAAGGGCGACGTGCTCGACTGGCACGCCTACGTCGGCCCCGGCACCCCGGTGCCGGACGAGCACCGCGCCTCGATGGACGGTGAGCACGGCGGCTTCGGCCTGGAGATCGACGGCCACATGTGGTTCGGCGAGGGGCACGCCTACGAGATGACGCCCGACCCGGCCACGCTGACCAGGCGTTACGTGGAAAACCAGGAGGACGTCTTGGACTCCGCGCAGCGCTGCGGCATCAGCGGCGCCATCTACACCCAGATCACCGACGTCGAGCACGAGGTGAACGGCTTCTTCACCTACGACCGGCAGGTGAAGAAGATGGACTTCGCGCAGGTCAAGGCGATCAACGAGAAGATCGTGCGGGAGGCAGACGGCAGCGGCACCGGCGCGCCGGACCCCGGTCCCGGCACCCCGGGCACCGACGGGGTGCACGCCTACAAGTTCGACGAGGGCACCGGCACCACGGCCGCCGACGCGGTCGGTGACGCCGATGCCAAGTTGACCGGCGCCGAGTGGGCCCCCGGTGTGCAGAACGGCGCGGTTTCCTTCAACGGCAACGGGTTCGGCGACACCGGCAGCGCGCTGGTGAACTCGGCGAGCAGCTACTCGGTGTCCGCCTGGGCCAAGCTCGACGTGGCGGACGGCGCGTTCCAGACCGTGGTCAGCCAGGACACCGGCAGCAACAGCGCCTTCTTCCTGCAGTACTCGGGACAGGACCAGCGCTGGGCGATGAGCTTCGTCGGCCTGCGCGCGCTGTCGCCGCAGAAGCCGGAAGTCGGCCGCTGGTACCACCTCACCGGCGTCCGCGACGCCAAGGCGGGCACGCTCTCGCTCTACGTCGACGGCCAGAAGGTCGCCGGGCAGAGCGCCTGCGCGGCCCCGGAATCCACCGGCCCCACGGTGATCGGCCGCGGTCAGTACGGCGGCAACCAGGTCGACTTCCTCCGCGGTGACGTGGACGACGTCCGCCTGTTCGACCGGGCGCTGACCGGCCAGGAGATCGCGGCACTCGCGACCCGCCCCTAG
- a CDS encoding LuxR C-terminal-related transcriptional regulator — protein sequence MTVLTRERLRHDDLELLRLLAAGLPADAVARRLGLSDRTIRRRTRAICDQLGVRTQIEAVVWAVRRGLL from the coding sequence GTGACGGTGCTGACCAGGGAACGGCTGCGGCACGACGACCTGGAACTGCTCCGGCTGCTCGCCGCCGGGTTGCCCGCGGACGCGGTGGCCCGGCGGCTCGGCCTGTCCGACCGCACGATCCGGCGCCGGACCCGGGCGATCTGCGACCAGCTCGGCGTGCGCACGCAGATCGAGGCGGTGGTCTGGGCGGTGCGCCGGGGATTGCTCTGA
- the rhaI gene encoding L-rhamnose isomerase, whose translation MSSWAQAAEVLRAQRIETPSWAYGNSGTRFKVFAQRGIPRDPYEKIDDAAKVHELTGVAPSIALHIPWDRVDDFGALGRYAADRGIELGAINPNVFQEDDYRLGSICNPDPGVRRKAVDHLLECVEIGRATGSGVLSVWLADGTNYAGQDNIRARQDRLYEGLREVYDRMPENMRLLLEYKFFEPHFYTMDVPDWGTSFAHCLRLGERAQVLVDTGHHAPGTNIEFIVALLLREGRLGGFHFNSRNYADDDLIVGAADPFQLFRIMHELVSAGGLDPAADVEFMLDQCHNLEPKVPAMIRSVLNVQEATAKALLVDADALARAQADGDVLGANAVVMDAFNTDVRPRLAELRQDMGLDADPIAAYHRSGYQERIEAERAGGAAMGWGA comes from the coding sequence ATGAGTTCGTGGGCACAAGCCGCCGAGGTGCTGCGCGCCCAGCGGATCGAGACCCCGTCCTGGGCGTACGGGAACTCGGGCACCCGGTTCAAGGTGTTCGCCCAGCGCGGGATCCCGCGTGATCCGTACGAGAAGATCGACGACGCGGCGAAGGTGCACGAGCTGACCGGCGTCGCGCCGAGCATCGCGCTGCACATCCCGTGGGACCGCGTGGACGACTTCGGCGCGCTCGGCCGGTACGCCGCCGACCGCGGGATCGAGCTGGGCGCGATCAACCCCAATGTGTTCCAAGAGGACGACTACCGGCTCGGCAGCATCTGCAACCCCGATCCCGGGGTCCGCCGCAAGGCCGTCGACCACCTGCTGGAGTGCGTGGAGATCGGGCGCGCCACCGGTTCCGGCGTGCTGTCGGTGTGGCTGGCCGACGGCACGAACTACGCCGGGCAGGACAACATCCGCGCCCGCCAGGACCGCCTGTACGAAGGTCTGCGCGAGGTGTACGACCGGATGCCGGAGAACATGCGGCTGCTGCTCGAATACAAGTTCTTCGAGCCGCACTTCTACACCATGGACGTGCCGGACTGGGGCACGTCGTTCGCCCACTGCCTGCGCCTCGGCGAGCGCGCGCAGGTGCTGGTGGACACCGGGCACCACGCGCCGGGCACGAACATCGAGTTCATCGTCGCGCTGCTGCTGCGCGAAGGCAGGCTCGGCGGGTTCCACTTCAACAGCCGCAACTACGCCGACGACGACCTGATCGTCGGTGCGGCGGACCCGTTCCAGCTCTTCCGGATCATGCACGAACTGGTCAGCGCCGGCGGGCTGGATCCGGCCGCGGACGTGGAGTTCATGCTCGACCAGTGCCACAACCTGGAACCGAAGGTGCCGGCGATGATCCGCTCGGTGCTCAACGTCCAGGAGGCCACGGCCAAGGCGCTGCTGGTGGATGCCGACGCGCTCGCGCGGGCGCAGGCCGACGGTGACGTGCTCGGCGCGAACGCGGTGGTGATGGACGCCTTCAACACCGACGTCCGGCCGCGGCTGGCCGAACTCCGCCAGGACATGGGCCTGGACGCGGACCCGATCGCGGCCTACCACCGCAGCGGGTACCAGGAGCGGATCGAGGCCGAGCGGGCCGGAGGCGCCGCGATGGGCTGGGGGGCGTGA
- the rhaS gene encoding rhamnose ABC transporter substrate-binding protein: MNTRSAARRGAAVLGMALLLASCSGTTKDSADQGPAPAASGAANPAAPLKTGLKMTFLPKQVNNPYFTVVQQGGEKAAGELQAEFKATGPSDASASSQVTYINTAAQQRQDALIMAANDENAVAPALKTARQQGMKVVTLDSDVAADARDVFINQADSRDIAVKQVQLISEAVGGNGEIAILSATPNATNQNTWIEIMKQELAKPEYAGLKLVETAYGNDDDQTSFQKTQGLLQAHPQLKGIVSPTTVGLAAAGRYLSSSEYKGKVALTGLGTPNQLRAYVKDGTVGKFALWEPNKLGYLGVQAATALASGRITGAQGEKFSAGELGEYTIGAEGEVVLGPPTVFDAANIDRFDF; this comes from the coding sequence ATGAACACACGATCCGCCGCACGACGAGGTGCCGCGGTACTCGGCATGGCGCTGTTGCTGGCCTCCTGCAGTGGGACCACGAAGGACAGCGCCGACCAGGGACCCGCGCCCGCGGCCAGCGGGGCGGCGAACCCGGCCGCCCCGCTGAAGACCGGGCTGAAGATGACCTTCCTGCCCAAGCAGGTGAACAACCCGTACTTCACCGTGGTGCAGCAGGGCGGCGAGAAGGCGGCGGGCGAACTGCAGGCCGAGTTCAAGGCCACCGGCCCGTCCGACGCCAGCGCCTCCTCGCAGGTCACCTACATCAACACCGCCGCGCAGCAGCGCCAGGACGCGCTGATCATGGCGGCCAACGACGAGAACGCGGTGGCCCCGGCGCTGAAAACCGCGCGCCAGCAAGGGATGAAGGTGGTCACGCTCGACTCCGACGTGGCGGCCGACGCCCGTGACGTGTTCATCAACCAGGCCGATTCCCGGGACATCGCGGTGAAGCAGGTCCAGCTGATCTCCGAAGCCGTGGGCGGCAACGGGGAGATCGCCATCCTCTCGGCCACACCGAACGCGACGAACCAGAACACCTGGATCGAGATCATGAAGCAGGAACTGGCGAAGCCCGAGTACGCCGGGCTGAAGCTGGTCGAAACCGCCTACGGCAACGACGACGACCAGACGTCGTTCCAGAAGACCCAGGGCCTGCTGCAGGCACACCCGCAGCTCAAGGGCATCGTCTCGCCGACAACCGTCGGCCTTGCCGCGGCCGGGCGCTACCTCAGTTCGTCGGAGTACAAGGGCAAGGTCGCGCTGACCGGCCTCGGCACGCCGAACCAGTTGCGGGCCTACGTCAAGGACGGCACGGTCGGCAAGTTCGCGTTGTGGGAGCCCAACAAGCTCGGCTACCTCGGCGTGCAGGCGGCGACCGCGCTCGCGTCCGGCCGGATCACCGGTGCCCAGGGGGAGAAGTTCTCCGCCGGGGAACTGGGCGAGTACACCATCGGCGCGGAGGGGGAGGTCGTGCTCGGCCCGCCGACCGTGTTCGACGCGGCCAACATCGACCGGTTCGACTTCTGA
- a CDS encoding ABC transporter permease codes for MARLIRWESVLVLLLVVVAVVGSVRTGGTFLSGGNLFYLGLDIAEIALIALPLTLVVVSGEIDLSVASVLGLSSALVGTLWNAGWALELILPVAILAGAVCGAVNGLLVTRLGLPSLAVTIGTLALYRGLALVLLGDTAVADFPATFTQFGNTPIPGTQIPYPILLFAVLAIGFAVLLHYSSFGRSTFAIGANDEAARFSGIRVKRVKLVLFVLTGAVAAIAGIVYTLRFSSARADNGNGLELAVVAAVLLGGVSIFGGKGTLGGVIAGVLLLGGLRNLLILDDVSTEVLTVVTGALLLAGVLIPRLLGSRFTPAGRKT; via the coding sequence ATGGCCCGGCTCATCCGCTGGGAGTCGGTGCTGGTGCTCCTGCTGGTGGTGGTCGCGGTGGTCGGCAGCGTCCGCACCGGCGGCACCTTCCTCTCCGGTGGCAACCTGTTCTACCTCGGCCTGGACATCGCCGAAATCGCGTTGATCGCCCTGCCGCTGACCCTCGTGGTGGTCTCCGGCGAGATCGACCTGTCGGTCGCCTCGGTGCTCGGGTTGTCCAGCGCGCTGGTCGGCACGCTGTGGAACGCGGGCTGGGCACTGGAACTGATCCTGCCGGTGGCGATCCTGGCCGGGGCGGTGTGCGGCGCGGTCAACGGCCTGCTGGTCACCCGGCTCGGCCTGCCCTCGCTCGCGGTCACCATCGGCACGCTCGCCCTGTACCGCGGGCTCGCGCTGGTGCTGCTCGGCGACACCGCGGTCGCCGACTTCCCGGCGACCTTCACCCAGTTCGGCAACACGCCGATCCCCGGCACGCAGATCCCGTACCCCATCCTGCTCTTCGCGGTGCTGGCCATCGGATTCGCCGTGCTGCTGCACTACAGCTCGTTCGGCCGGTCCACCTTCGCCATCGGCGCGAACGACGAGGCCGCCCGCTTCTCCGGCATCCGCGTCAAGCGCGTCAAGCTGGTGCTCTTCGTGCTGACCGGAGCTGTCGCCGCGATCGCCGGGATCGTCTACACCCTGCGGTTCTCCAGCGCCCGCGCGGACAACGGCAACGGGCTCGAACTCGCCGTGGTCGCCGCGGTGCTGCTCGGCGGGGTCTCGATCTTCGGCGGCAAGGGCACGCTCGGCGGGGTCATCGCCGGGGTGCTGCTGCTCGGCGGCCTGCGCAACCTCCTGATCCTCGACGACGTTTCGACCGAGGTGCTGACCGTGGTCACCGGCGCGCTGCTGCTCGCCGGCGTGCTCATCCCGCGCTTGCTCGGCAGCCGGTTCACCCCGGCAGGAAGGAAAACCTGA
- a CDS encoding ABC transporter permease, which produces MTAESTVDQAVPEAGTTARRLADRAGKVRELGILLALLLVVGGTALSNPRFVEAQSVRDLLLNASIVALLAVGQTIVVITRNVDLSVGSVLGLAAFLTADTFASNENLPVVAGVALGVLIGLLCGAANGLVVALGRVPSLVVTLGTLYVFRGLDFALASGEQVNAADLPENLLGLGSGRLLGVPNLVLITLIVVLAAWFYLRSYRSGRELYAMGSNPEAAVLAGIPVRRRTFTAFAVSGAIAGLAGALWAARYGTVDAAAGTGLELQVVAAVVVGGVAIFGGSGTVLGAALGALLLSTIAGSLVVLGVPAFWQQAITGALLLAAISIDRLVALRLAAALRRNNLRGGA; this is translated from the coding sequence ATGACCGCGGAGTCCACAGTGGACCAGGCGGTCCCGGAGGCCGGCACCACCGCCCGCAGGCTCGCCGATCGCGCCGGCAAGGTCCGTGAGCTGGGCATCCTGCTCGCGCTGCTGCTCGTGGTCGGCGGCACCGCGCTGAGCAACCCGCGGTTCGTCGAGGCCCAGAGCGTGCGCGACCTGCTGCTCAACGCCTCGATCGTGGCGCTGCTCGCGGTCGGCCAGACCATCGTGGTGATCACGCGCAACGTGGACCTCTCCGTCGGCTCGGTCCTCGGCCTGGCCGCCTTCCTCACCGCGGACACCTTCGCGTCGAACGAGAACCTGCCGGTGGTCGCCGGGGTCGCGCTCGGCGTGCTGATCGGCCTGCTCTGCGGTGCGGCGAACGGCCTGGTGGTCGCGCTCGGCCGGGTGCCGAGCCTGGTGGTCACCCTCGGCACGCTCTACGTCTTCCGCGGCCTCGACTTCGCGCTGGCCTCCGGGGAGCAGGTCAACGCCGCCGACCTGCCCGAAAACCTGCTCGGCCTGGGCAGCGGGCGCCTGCTCGGCGTGCCGAACCTGGTGCTGATCACGCTGATCGTGGTGCTGGCCGCGTGGTTCTACCTCCGTTCGTACCGGTCCGGCCGGGAGCTCTACGCGATGGGCTCCAATCCGGAGGCCGCAGTACTGGCCGGGATTCCGGTGCGCCGCCGCACTTTCACCGCCTTCGCCGTGTCGGGCGCGATCGCCGGGCTGGCCGGGGCGTTGTGGGCCGCGCGCTACGGCACGGTCGACGCCGCCGCGGGCACCGGGCTGGAACTGCAGGTGGTCGCGGCCGTGGTGGTCGGCGGCGTGGCCATCTTCGGCGGTTCGGGGACCGTGCTCGGCGCGGCGCTGGGCGCACTGCTGCTCAGCACGATCGCCGGTTCGCTGGTGGTGCTCGGCGTGCCCGCGTTCTGGCAGCAGGCGATCACCGGTGCGTTGCTGCTCGCCGCGATCTCGATCGACCGGCTCGTGGCGCTCCGGCTCGCGGCTGCCTTGCGCCGCAATAATTTGAGGGGAGGCGCGTGA
- a CDS encoding sugar ABC transporter ATP-binding protein has product MTEHPVTELREVTKAFGAVRALAGVSLGLRAGEAHALLGENGAGKSTLIKVLAGVHRPDEGSVLIDGEPTRFGGPADARDAGIAVIYQEPTLFGDLSVAENVFMGRQPLRSGRRIDTRAMHEAVRALFKRLGVALDPARPARGLSIADQQVVEIAKALSFDARVVVMDEPTAALSEVEVRRLFGVVRALLDAEVAVLFVSHRLDEVFELCTKATVLRDGEHVWTGELAGHTPEDLVRRMVGRELSTLFPKQDTTPGEVALKIDRLTREGVFTDISFDLRAGEIVALAGLVGAGRSEVARAIFGIDRPDAGTVRRNGEPLKPGSPTAAMAAGIGFVPEDRRQQGLVMDASIERNAALASLGTLSRGGLIRRRDERQLAKDWAVKLRLKFSRLGDPVGVLSGGNQQKVVLAKWLARKPAVLIVDEPTRGIDVGTKAEVHRLLSELAAEGVAVLMISSELPEVLGMADRVLVMHEGRLTAELDRAAATEESVALAAAGRA; this is encoded by the coding sequence GTGACCGAGCACCCGGTGACCGAGTTGCGCGAGGTCACCAAGGCCTTCGGCGCGGTGCGGGCGTTGGCCGGGGTGTCGCTCGGCCTGCGTGCGGGTGAGGCCCATGCGCTCCTCGGCGAGAACGGGGCGGGCAAGTCCACGCTGATCAAGGTGCTCGCGGGTGTCCACCGCCCGGATGAGGGCAGTGTGCTGATCGACGGCGAGCCCACCCGGTTCGGGGGGCCCGCCGACGCCAGGGACGCCGGGATCGCGGTGATCTACCAGGAGCCCACCCTGTTCGGGGACCTGTCCGTGGCCGAGAACGTGTTCATGGGCCGCCAGCCCCTCCGCAGCGGACGCAGGATCGACACCCGCGCGATGCACGAGGCCGTGCGCGCGTTGTTCAAGCGACTCGGCGTCGCGCTGGATCCGGCGCGGCCGGCCCGCGGGCTCTCCATCGCTGATCAGCAGGTGGTCGAGATCGCCAAGGCGCTGTCCTTCGACGCCCGCGTGGTCGTGATGGACGAGCCGACCGCCGCGTTGTCCGAAGTGGAGGTTCGCAGGCTGTTCGGCGTGGTCCGCGCCCTGCTCGACGCCGAAGTGGCGGTGCTGTTCGTCTCGCACCGGCTCGACGAGGTCTTCGAGCTGTGCACCAAGGCCACCGTGCTCCGCGACGGCGAGCACGTCTGGACCGGCGAACTGGCCGGGCACACCCCCGAGGACCTGGTCCGCCGCATGGTCGGCCGCGAGCTGTCCACCCTCTTCCCCAAACAGGACACCACCCCCGGCGAGGTCGCGCTGAAAATAGACCGCCTGACCAGGGAAGGCGTGTTCACCGACATCTCCTTCGACCTCAGGGCGGGCGAGATCGTCGCGCTCGCCGGACTCGTCGGGGCCGGGCGCAGCGAGGTGGCCCGCGCGATCTTCGGCATCGATCGTCCCGACGCCGGAACCGTGCGAAGAAACGGCGAACCCCTAAAACCGGGTTCACCGACCGCCGCGATGGCCGCCGGGATCGGTTTCGTGCCCGAAGACCGCAGGCAGCAGGGGCTGGTGATGGATGCGTCCATCGAGCGCAATGCAGCGCTGGCCTCGCTCGGCACACTCAGTCGCGGCGGCCTGATCCGCAGGCGGGACGAACGACAGCTGGCCAAGGACTGGGCCGTCAAACTGCGGCTCAAGTTCTCCCGGCTCGGCGACCCCGTCGGCGTGCTTTCCGGCGGCAACCAGCAGAAGGTCGTGCTCGCGAAGTGGCTGGCGAGGAAGCCGGCCGTGCTGATCGTGGACGAACCGACGCGCGGCATCGACGTCGGCACCAAGGCCGAGGTCCACCGGCTGCTGTCCGAACTCGCCGCGGAAGGGGTGGCGGTGCTGATGATCTCGTCCGAACTGCCCGAGGTGCTCGGCATGGCCGACCGCGTGCTGGTCATGCACGAGGGCCGCCTCACCGCCGAACTGGACCGGGCGGCGGCCACCGAGGAGTCGGTGGCGCTGGCCGCGGCGGGCCGGGCATGA